The following proteins come from a genomic window of Macadamia integrifolia cultivar HAES 741 chromosome 14, SCU_Mint_v3, whole genome shotgun sequence:
- the LOC122060596 gene encoding UPF0496 protein At4g34320-like yields MMKNQELYELEVNYLNFLVSLEEGPRKAQEIQLIITNAHGRSEEEESRDIELFLTHLNLITLKEMSNKLQAINNKFHKKLKSTKRWRKASSMAFCVVSAVVPITSMIAPPFVAAILQSILASFGKWVDSFWKRKENTLKEQKKLIRLMDLKNHVVMQDLGYTNQLVNEKHEWLLKIADLAVIEKETVEKLVGFQNAIGGLCKQAEKCYSNIGNARREFLRSIIEDQYK; encoded by the coding sequence atgatgaaaaatcaAGAACTCTACGAGCTGGAGGTGAACTACTTAAACTTCCTTGTTTCTCTGGAGGAAGGCCCAAGGAAAGCCCAAGAAATCCAATTGATCATTACCAATGCACATGGACGttcagaagaggaagaaagcagAGACATAGAGCTTTTCCTAacccatttgaatttgattacGCTGAAGGAGATGTCAAATAAGCTGCAGGCTATAAACAATAAATTTCATAAGAAACTGAAATCTACAAAGAGGTGGAGAAAAGCCTCAAGCATGGCTTTCTGTGTAGTTTCTGCTGTTGTTCCTATCACTTCCATGATAGCACCTCCTTTTGTTGCAGCCATATTGCAGTCAATTTTAGCTTCTTTTGGCAAATGGGTTGATTCATtttggaagagaaaagagaacacaTTGAAAGAACAGAAGAAGCTAATTAGATTAATGGATCTAAAAAACCATGTTGTCATGCAGGACTTGGGTTATACCAACCAGTTGGTGAATGAAAAGCATGAGTGGCTACTTAAAATTGCTGATTTGGCTGTCATTGAAAAGGAGACAGTGGAGAAATTGGTAGGATTTCAGAATGCAATTGGGGGATTATGCAAACAAGCTGAGAAGTGCTACTCCAACATAGGGAATGCAAGGAGAGAATTTCTGAGAAGCATTATTGAAGATCAATACAAGTGA
- the LOC122060595 gene encoding disease resistance protein RUN1-like: MGFERIRYTPLDECRYPVGLDVYIDDLLSLLDIDSNDVRFVVICGMGGLGKTTIAKALYNRIFRSFKGSSFLKDISEEASHRKKGIISLQKQLLQDILKKESDITSVSGALIKDRLHRENILLILDNVDDAEQLDALAGGFNWFGQGSRVIITARDDYVLDVHKRNIGKDIPIYKPKELSFKNSLKLLSLHAFRENEPPEDYKQRSHEVVCYVGGLPLALEVLGSFLIGKVEEWEETLESLKNIHGDEDSGKSIKRYDDKVFGKLKISYEKLGDHVKTIFLDIACHFIGWGVEETIFLWKACELSPRLAIKELVQKHLLKIEGDNYERLRMHDLLRDMGRTIVMEFSSKDPTKRYRLWSHDEVFKVLKKDKVRPICLHLFLFTFYDN; encoded by the coding sequence ATGGGCTTTGAGAGAATTAGATACACCCCCTTGGATGAATGTAGATACCCTGTCGGATTGGATGTCTACATAGATGATCTACTTTCTTTATTAGATATTGATTCCAATGATGTACGATTTGTAGTAATATGTGGCATGGGTGGCCTCGGAAAGACAACTATTGCAAAAGCTCTCTACAACCGTATCTTTCGAAGCTTTAAAGGGAGTAGTTTTCTAAAAGATATAAGTGAAGAAGCATCACATAGGAAAAAAGGTATAATTTCTTTGCAAAAACAACTTCTtcaagatattttgaaaaaggAAAGTGACATAACAAGTGTTTCTGGAGCATTGataaaagatagacttcatagagaaaatattcttcttattcttgatAATGTGGATGATGCTGAACAACTTGATGCATTGGCTGGTGGATTCAATTGGTTTGGTCAAGGAAGCAGAGTCATAATAACAGCTAGAGATGACTACGTTTTGGatgtacataaaagaaatattGGTAAAGATATTCCAATATACAAGCCTAAAGAATTGAGTTTCAAGAATTCTCTTAAGCTATTAAGTTTGCATGCATTTAGAGAGAACGAACCTCCAGAAGATTATAAGCAACGTTCACACGAAGTTGTATGTTATGTTGGAGGGTTACCCCTTGCTCTAGAAGTATTGGGTTCTTTTCTAATTGGAAAAGTTGAAGAATGGGAAGAGACGCTAGAAAGTTTAAAGAATATTCATGGTGATGAGGACTCTGGAAAGTCAATAAAAAGATATGATGACAAGGTCTTTGGAAAGTTGAAGATAAGTTATGAAAAACTAGGTGATCATGTGAAAACCATATTTCTTGATATTGCATGCCATTTCATTGGATGGGGGGTAGAAGAAACAATTTTCTTATGGAAAGCATGTGAATTGAGTCCAAGATTAGCAATTAAAGAACTAGTTCAAAAGCATCTCTTAAAGATTGAAGGTGATAATTATGAGAGATTGAGGATGCACGATCTACTCCGAGATATGGGAAGGACAATTGTCATGGAATTCAGCTCTAAGGACCCCACCAAACGTTATAGGTTGTGGTCTCATGATGAGGTGtttaaagtattaaaaaaagACAAGGTAAGACCTATTTGCTTGCATCTTttcttatttaccttttatgaTAACTAA